A single region of the Bdellovibrio bacteriovorus genome encodes:
- the cpaB gene encoding Flp pilus assembly protein CpaB produces MGSNETRNLWLSIAAGVFATFLLYSYSQEKKAEYDKRYGTTKRVVVAKEDIAEMQTIYDTMVETKELPADFIQPDAITIPDEIIGNVAAVPIRKGQMVVKNNLLTPGPDTGIALQVAPSKRAVAIPVDEVRGVAKLIRPGDRVDIFAAVDSGKGVNQRREVFTMLSDVVVLATGVSVMNNIPRMFELDSTGKNLTQIALTGDTKYTTITVEATPKEAQDLFYILSTAPGNIFFALRNPNDRTVPPRMPSSTAESVAGKPMVSMDTPAAPPIAMPQRPVYTPPVQQQRTAPPPAQRPRTNGFQTL; encoded by the coding sequence ATGGGATCTAATGAGACTCGAAATCTTTGGCTTTCGATTGCAGCAGGGGTTTTTGCAACCTTCCTGCTGTATAGCTATTCGCAAGAAAAGAAAGCCGAGTATGACAAACGTTACGGCACAACGAAACGCGTGGTCGTTGCTAAAGAAGATATCGCAGAGATGCAAACTATCTACGATACGATGGTAGAAACTAAAGAATTGCCTGCTGACTTCATTCAACCGGATGCCATCACCATCCCAGATGAAATCATCGGTAACGTAGCCGCAGTTCCTATTCGTAAAGGTCAAATGGTTGTAAAGAATAATCTTCTTACACCAGGCCCAGACACAGGTATCGCATTGCAAGTAGCACCAAGTAAACGTGCGGTGGCCATTCCTGTGGATGAAGTTCGTGGTGTCGCAAAATTAATTCGTCCTGGTGATCGCGTGGATATTTTTGCCGCTGTTGACAGTGGTAAGGGTGTGAATCAACGCCGTGAAGTCTTTACGATGCTTTCTGACGTTGTCGTTTTGGCAACGGGTGTGAGTGTTATGAATAACATTCCACGTATGTTTGAGTTGGATTCAACAGGTAAGAACTTAACGCAAATCGCTTTAACTGGTGACACGAAGTATACGACGATCACGGTTGAGGCAACGCCGAAGGAAGCTCAAGACTTGTTTTACATCTTGTCGACAGCTCCAGGGAATATTTTCTTTGCTTTAAGAAATCCGAACGACAGAACCGTTCCGCCGCGCATGCCTAGCTCGACGGCTGAGTCTGTTGCCGGAAAACCAATGGTATCGATGGATACGCCAGCGGCGCCTCCGATTGCGATGCCACAAAGACCCGTATATACACCACCAGTACAACAACAAAGAACTGCGCCTCCGCCAGCACAAAGACCGCGCACCAATGGATTTCAAACACTGTAG
- the hpt gene encoding hypoxanthine phosphoribosyltransferase — protein sequence MAQLKEQMVPFLTSDEIAEIVESLAEQIESDYDGKDVVFICPLRGSIHFTADLMRKVDLPQQVDFVHVQAVEKGGAIKIVKDISVNIAGKHVLIVEEIIDTGRTLSFLRSRLFASAPASLKIVTLLDKPARRELPIKADYIGRTIDDRYVVGYGMDSEEVGRNYPDIYTMKN from the coding sequence ATGGCACAACTAAAAGAACAGATGGTTCCCTTCCTTACTAGCGACGAAATTGCAGAGATTGTTGAAAGCTTAGCTGAACAAATCGAAAGCGATTACGATGGAAAGGATGTGGTTTTTATCTGTCCTCTTCGTGGCTCTATCCATTTCACTGCAGATTTGATGCGCAAAGTGGATCTTCCACAACAAGTGGACTTCGTTCACGTGCAAGCCGTTGAAAAAGGTGGCGCGATTAAAATCGTTAAAGATATTTCCGTTAATATCGCAGGAAAACACGTTTTGATCGTAGAAGAAATCATCGATACCGGTCGCACACTGAGCTTTTTAAGAAGCCGTTTATTTGCTTCAGCTCCGGCTTCTTTGAAAATCGTCACACTTTTAGATAAACCCGCACGCCGTGAATTGCCTATTAAGGCTGATTACATCGGTAGAACTATTGATGATCGCTATGTTGTTGGATACGGAATGGATTCCGAAGAAGTCGGAAGAAATTATCCAGATATCTATACAATGAAGAACTAA
- a CDS encoding tetratricopeptide repeat protein, translating into MNALHDDMLSEARGYFINGNYKMAEPILNQMLLQNTRNPEVYQMLATIFYDKGQFSKAIKTFKRALEIDPTYTDASVGLSIILNDLGKYDEGKQVFLDAQVQLEKKSGKQDPFVDEKLASKHEELADLYYQYKRYNEALEQLLKAQKLSSRKAEVTMRIAEVHVQLGQHDRAIKDLKALIREYPHLIPARLKLGAIYYNSNNIAEATEQWENILIRDPQHPEALRYLKMAQAAGITSIDL; encoded by the coding sequence ATGAATGCTCTTCACGACGATATGCTTTCTGAAGCCCGTGGATACTTTATCAACGGGAACTACAAAATGGCTGAACCCATTTTGAATCAGATGCTTTTGCAGAACACTCGCAATCCTGAAGTTTATCAAATGCTTGCAACGATCTTTTACGATAAGGGTCAGTTCAGTAAAGCCATCAAAACATTCAAACGCGCTTTAGAAATCGATCCGACTTACACGGATGCCAGCGTGGGTCTTTCAATCATCTTGAATGATTTAGGTAAATACGACGAAGGAAAGCAGGTTTTCCTAGATGCCCAAGTGCAACTGGAAAAGAAATCTGGCAAACAAGATCCGTTCGTCGATGAAAAGCTCGCTTCTAAACACGAAGAATTGGCGGATCTTTACTATCAATACAAACGCTACAACGAAGCTCTTGAACAGCTGCTTAAGGCACAGAAACTTTCCAGCAGAAAAGCGGAAGTCACTATGCGCATCGCAGAGGTTCACGTGCAATTGGGACAACATGATCGCGCTATTAAGGACTTAAAGGCGTTGATTCGTGAGTATCCGCACTTAATTCCAGCTCGCCTAAAGCTCGGTGCTATATATTACAACTCAAACAATATTGCTGAAGCCACTGAACAATGGGAGAATATTCTTATCCGGGACCCACAACACCCCGAAGCCTTACGCTATTTGAAAATGGCGCAAGCAGCTGGCATTACTTCAATTGATTTGTAA
- a CDS encoding HAMP domain-containing methyl-accepting chemotaxis protein, with translation MNHISLKSRFLFVTGLLILIALVTNILSLDRLRYQNKVTSEIGEIWLPAVSKSADINLNLVNYRKLEFNLLATQSTDERKIILEEMDSLLGNITIYSKVLDPLLTTDELRKSYDIFLTAWDEYQLESEKFKEAVDKEDESKAEEILTSSSQKAFSQAYDALKKLSDDSYMIGVQDTENVAKSFKVTMYALISIVSFCILIGATASIWNIRKVQSSLKNVAEGLESSSETIRSRAHELVQSSDQISANSTSTAASLEEIVASMEELTATVRQNSLNSNQAAEISKEGEGTVHHGQMKIQELIKVMSEISKSSSRIGEILTLIDDIAFQTNLLALNAAVEAARAGEQGKGFAVVADAVRALAQKSAGAAKEIGGLIEEATTKSKTGVNLAAQSEESLNAIVANSHKVAELIQTVAQGSHEQSQGIEQMNKALSEIDRSIQAVATSMGTVSTSSEEMQKQSEELHRMMKDLHVLVGKNKKGKQEANQNADEEDSSAA, from the coding sequence ATGAACCACATCTCTTTAAAAAGTCGCTTCCTGTTTGTGACAGGCCTGCTGATCCTGATTGCACTGGTCACTAACATCCTGTCGTTAGATCGCTTGCGCTATCAAAACAAGGTTACTAGTGAAATTGGAGAAATCTGGCTTCCCGCCGTCAGCAAATCTGCAGACATCAATTTGAATCTTGTTAATTACCGAAAGCTCGAATTCAACCTTTTGGCGACCCAAAGTACGGATGAACGAAAAATCATTCTTGAGGAAATGGACAGTCTTTTAGGAAACATCACGATTTATTCGAAGGTTTTAGATCCTTTACTTACGACTGATGAGCTTAGAAAGTCGTATGACATTTTTCTAACTGCCTGGGACGAATACCAGCTTGAGAGCGAAAAGTTCAAAGAAGCGGTAGATAAAGAAGATGAATCAAAGGCAGAAGAAATCCTGACTAGCAGTTCTCAAAAGGCTTTTTCACAAGCCTACGATGCTCTTAAAAAACTCTCTGACGATAGTTACATGATTGGAGTTCAAGACACCGAGAACGTAGCCAAAAGCTTCAAAGTAACAATGTATGCGCTGATTTCAATCGTATCATTTTGTATTCTTATTGGTGCGACTGCAAGCATCTGGAATATCCGTAAAGTTCAATCCTCTTTAAAAAATGTCGCCGAAGGTTTAGAAAGCAGTTCCGAAACTATTCGCAGCCGGGCCCACGAGCTTGTCCAGTCCAGCGATCAGATTTCAGCAAATTCCACTTCGACGGCGGCCTCACTAGAAGAAATTGTCGCCTCGATGGAAGAGCTGACAGCCACAGTCCGACAGAATTCTTTGAACTCAAACCAAGCTGCTGAAATTTCTAAAGAAGGTGAAGGCACGGTTCACCATGGGCAAATGAAAATTCAAGAGCTTATCAAAGTCATGAGTGAAATTTCAAAAAGCTCTTCGAGGATCGGTGAGATCTTAACCTTGATTGATGACATCGCCTTTCAAACAAATCTTTTGGCATTAAACGCGGCCGTAGAGGCTGCACGAGCAGGAGAACAAGGAAAAGGCTTTGCTGTCGTGGCCGATGCTGTTCGTGCTCTAGCGCAAAAAAGCGCGGGAGCCGCTAAAGAAATCGGCGGACTTATCGAAGAGGCCACCACGAAAAGTAAAACCGGCGTTAACCTGGCCGCTCAAAGTGAAGAGTCGTTGAATGCCATCGTCGCAAATTCACACAAAGTCGCCGAACTCATTCAAACCGTCGCGCAGGGTTCTCACGAACAGTCTCAAGGCATTGAACAAATGAATAAAGCGCTTTCCGAGATTGATCGCAGCATTCAGGCCGTCGCTACCTCGATGGGTACGGTGTCGACTTCCTCAGAAGAAATGCAAAAACAATCGGAAGAACTTCATCGCATGATGAAAGACCTGCACGTCTTGGTTGGAAAAAACAAAAAGGGAAAACAAGAAGCAAATCAAAACGCAGACGAAGAAGATTCTTCTGCGGCATAA
- a CDS encoding Flp1 family type IVb pilin has protein sequence MKKFKNFSKNLLKNKQGQGATEYILLLVVVVALVVMFKDRIKQTMEGKIEALSSSIMSVE, from the coding sequence ATGAAGAAGTTTAAGAATTTTTCTAAGAATCTTTTGAAGAACAAACAAGGTCAAGGTGCGACTGAGTACATCCTATTGCTTGTCGTTGTCGTGGCTCTAGTTGTTATGTTCAAAGATAGAATTAAGCAAACTATGGAAGGCAAAATCGAAGCTCTTTCTAGCTCGATCATGTCTGTTGAGTAG
- a CDS encoding BON domain-containing protein — translation MRRNILTAGLLLSLAVGPYTMAQEELVAEPSSAVADEGTGVYRSRKFINLTLGIEQDEKLPPLPDSIEFKGDFRRVVTAAYAKDLNVIRFSPKAEGFATLTIHDKRNGKVVAEFRIDVKKSKLDKVVREMRALLGDIEGINIKIVNNKVVVDGQILLPKDLARIFNVVKQFGDQASSLVTLSPLAQKKIAEFIARDINNPEIEVRAVNDKIILQGWANSDEEAKRAEIIAKTYLPDIVIDAAEDGGPIKKRRPLNDGVINLIQIKEAAPRPPAKMIQMVIHYVELNKDYSKAFKFQFTPELGDNSQMTFQTGGDSPGGVISSITGTVSNLLPKLNWAKQHGHARVLESTSLIVEDGKKGEIKQVTDQPYPVIGKDGTQGTAFASVGIVTAITPSLLGEKSGSVKMDMSFEVSSLLGNTPLGAPIVSKNQMSSTVTVRDRQSAAVGGLIRNSTSTGYNRPAGQKNPIISLYASKDFIKQQSQFVVFVTPIVKTSASSGAEQIKKKFRLRD, via the coding sequence ATGAGACGAAATATACTGACTGCAGGACTGCTGTTAAGTCTCGCCGTGGGACCATACACAATGGCCCAGGAAGAACTCGTTGCTGAACCATCTTCGGCTGTGGCTGATGAAGGTACTGGCGTTTATCGTTCCCGCAAATTCATCAACCTGACATTAGGAATTGAACAGGACGAAAAACTTCCGCCTCTTCCCGACAGCATTGAGTTTAAAGGTGATTTCCGCCGTGTCGTCACTGCGGCTTATGCTAAAGATCTCAATGTCATTCGTTTCTCTCCGAAAGCGGAAGGCTTTGCTACTTTAACTATTCATGACAAACGTAACGGCAAGGTCGTTGCGGAATTCCGTATTGACGTTAAGAAAAGCAAACTCGACAAAGTCGTGCGTGAAATGCGTGCTCTTTTGGGCGATATCGAAGGTATCAATATCAAGATCGTGAACAACAAAGTCGTTGTCGATGGTCAGATCCTTCTTCCAAAAGATTTAGCGCGCATCTTTAACGTCGTAAAACAATTCGGCGATCAGGCTTCTTCGCTAGTGACTTTAAGTCCCCTAGCACAAAAGAAAATCGCGGAGTTTATCGCTCGTGATATTAACAACCCAGAGATCGAAGTCCGCGCTGTGAATGATAAAATCATTCTGCAAGGTTGGGCGAACAGTGATGAAGAGGCTAAGCGTGCTGAGATCATCGCGAAAACCTATCTTCCAGATATCGTGATTGACGCTGCCGAAGACGGCGGTCCGATCAAGAAGCGTCGTCCTTTGAATGATGGTGTTATCAACCTTATTCAAATTAAAGAGGCGGCTCCTCGTCCACCAGCGAAGATGATCCAAATGGTTATTCACTATGTGGAGTTGAATAAGGACTACTCAAAAGCCTTTAAGTTCCAGTTCACTCCAGAGTTGGGTGATAACTCGCAGATGACTTTCCAAACCGGCGGCGACAGTCCGGGTGGAGTTATCAGTTCAATCACGGGAACAGTTTCTAACTTGTTACCTAAGCTGAACTGGGCAAAACAACACGGTCACGCTCGCGTACTTGAAAGTACAAGTTTGATCGTTGAAGACGGTAAAAAGGGTGAGATCAAACAGGTGACGGACCAACCTTACCCGGTCATCGGTAAAGACGGTACACAAGGAACGGCGTTTGCCTCTGTGGGTATCGTGACAGCTATCACTCCATCACTTCTAGGTGAAAAATCTGGAAGCGTGAAAATGGACATGAGCTTTGAAGTGAGCAGCTTATTGGGTAATACGCCACTAGGTGCTCCGATCGTCAGTAAAAATCAAATGTCGAGTACCGTGACTGTTCGTGACCGTCAAAGTGCCGCAGTGGGTGGTTTGATCCGTAACTCCACTTCGACTGGTTACAATCGTCCGGCTGGACAAAAGAACCCGATCATCAGCCTTTATGCATCTAAAGATTTCATCAAGCAACAAAGCCAGTTTGTGGTCTTTGTGACTCCAATTGTGAAGACCTCAGCGAGCTCGGGTGCGGAGCAAATTAAGAAGAAGTTCCGTTTACGCGACTAA
- a CDS encoding ATPase, T2SS/T4P/T4SS family, translating into MAINPNCNLIAVVGGKGGVGKSVFAANFACTLMNELRSQVLLIDADSKSVGDQNVIMGIKPQKTLKELASFQGSLNSQPMNSLVTMHQSGLAYVGAVRGPEESLTISPDLLGKLLEFFSRAFKFVVVDVGTDLGPAQMAVLQEATAIMIVTSPEVLVVTQTQRLINELLSATLPKDMFQLVINKASPTGLSPQTISNQLQLPFLGIIPQDEATSMMALQKYTPFVLAAPKAPITAAYYDVARKLSGGILQRLKSISRPKPAPAADSSSSAAGAALPVNGMDPRTLLKIRVHNELIRTVDLKKLLLDTKQDEGKEKEIREKTKREITLIVDREAPDTARDERSKIIKEVLEEALGLGPLEDLLADADVSEIMVNGFRKIFIEKSGKVQLSPVTFTSNDHLRRIIERIVTPLGRQINDSTPYVDARLKDGSRVNAVIEPLAIDGPALTIRKFKKGGITPEKYVNYGSVTKNMIDFLRICVENGLNVVISGGTGSGKTSLLNMLSSFIPSNERVITVEDAAELQLQQEHVVRLETRPPSMEGSNAVTIRDLIKNALRMRPDRIIVGECRDGAALDMLQAMNTGHDGSMTTTHANSPRECIARLETLCMMSGMELPVRAIREQISGAVNLIVQISRLSDGSRKILSITEVAGMQGDVVTLAEIFRFKETGYDKNRKINGVFQATGTIPSFIQKLSDKGVVIPREIFANDPTTNTPGTPASQKPPIAAAMPKMPGVAPVKKSG; encoded by the coding sequence TTGGCTATTAATCCGAATTGTAATCTCATCGCAGTTGTTGGCGGTAAAGGCGGCGTAGGTAAGTCTGTCTTTGCGGCTAACTTTGCTTGCACGCTCATGAACGAACTTCGCTCTCAGGTTCTTTTGATCGATGCTGACAGTAAAAGCGTCGGCGATCAAAACGTGATCATGGGTATTAAGCCTCAGAAAACTCTGAAAGAACTTGCAAGCTTCCAAGGATCCTTAAACTCTCAACCAATGAACTCTCTCGTAACAATGCACCAATCCGGTCTTGCTTACGTGGGTGCGGTTCGTGGACCTGAAGAATCTTTGACGATCTCTCCAGATCTTCTAGGTAAACTTTTAGAATTCTTCTCTCGTGCATTTAAATTCGTTGTTGTCGATGTCGGAACTGATTTGGGTCCCGCGCAGATGGCGGTTCTTCAAGAAGCAACGGCTATTATGATCGTGACCAGCCCCGAGGTTCTGGTCGTTACGCAAACTCAACGTCTTATCAACGAACTTCTTTCTGCGACTTTACCAAAAGATATGTTCCAGCTTGTGATTAACAAAGCTTCTCCGACAGGCTTGTCGCCACAAACTATTTCAAACCAATTGCAACTTCCGTTTTTAGGAATCATTCCTCAAGACGAAGCCACTTCGATGATGGCTTTGCAAAAGTACACCCCATTTGTATTGGCCGCTCCGAAAGCGCCAATCACTGCGGCCTACTACGATGTCGCTCGTAAACTCAGCGGTGGTATCTTACAAAGATTGAAATCGATTTCCCGTCCGAAGCCGGCTCCGGCTGCAGATTCTTCTTCGTCCGCTGCGGGTGCCGCTCTTCCAGTGAATGGAATGGATCCGCGCACACTATTAAAAATTCGTGTGCATAATGAACTTATTAGAACTGTCGATCTTAAAAAACTTCTTCTTGATACCAAACAAGATGAAGGCAAAGAAAAAGAAATTCGCGAAAAAACAAAACGTGAAATCACGTTGATTGTGGACCGTGAAGCTCCAGACACTGCTCGTGATGAGCGCTCTAAGATTATTAAAGAGGTTTTGGAAGAGGCTTTGGGCCTAGGGCCTTTAGAAGATCTTCTTGCCGATGCCGATGTTTCCGAGATCATGGTGAATGGTTTTAGAAAAATCTTTATCGAGAAAAGCGGTAAAGTTCAGTTGAGTCCCGTGACGTTTACTTCAAACGATCACCTTCGCCGTATCATCGAACGTATCGTGACTCCACTGGGTCGTCAGATCAATGACTCAACCCCTTACGTCGACGCCCGTCTTAAAGACGGTTCGCGTGTGAACGCGGTGATTGAACCTTTAGCGATTGATGGACCCGCGCTCACCATTCGTAAATTTAAAAAGGGTGGTATCACTCCAGAAAAATACGTTAACTATGGCAGTGTGACCAAGAACATGATCGACTTTCTTCGCATCTGCGTGGAAAACGGTCTAAACGTGGTGATCTCGGGTGGTACCGGTTCCGGTAAAACCTCACTTCTGAATATGCTTTCTTCGTTCATTCCATCTAATGAACGTGTGATCACCGTCGAGGACGCGGCCGAGCTGCAACTTCAACAGGAACACGTCGTGCGCTTAGAGACTCGTCCTCCTTCAATGGAAGGATCTAATGCCGTCACGATTCGTGATTTGATTAAAAATGCCCTGCGTATGCGTCCCGATCGTATCATCGTCGGTGAGTGCCGTGACGGCGCCGCCCTAGACATGTTGCAAGCCATGAACACGGGTCACGATGGTTCAATGACTACGACTCACGCCAACAGTCCGCGTGAGTGTATCGCTCGTCTAGAAACTCTTTGTATGATGTCAGGAATGGAACTTCCCGTTCGTGCGATCCGTGAACAGATTTCGGGCGCAGTGAACTTGATTGTGCAGATTTCTCGTCTGTCAGACGGAAGCCGTAAAATCTTAAGCATCACTGAAGTTGCGGGCATGCAAGGTGATGTCGTGACTTTGGCGGAAATCTTCCGTTTCAAAGAAACAGGTTACGATAAGAATAGAAAAATCAATGGTGTC